In one window of Vulpes vulpes isolate BD-2025 chromosome 1, VulVul3, whole genome shotgun sequence DNA:
- the ZNF473 gene encoding zinc finger protein 473 isoform X2 produces the protein MTEELVILRDVAMDFTLEDWEHLGLDQGDLFWDTALDNYQNLFLLNPSKPKLTSCPDGGEKLEVLVGASPESECPGTAGAKTCPLAEDYLEGLSQEVTETLSKDDLQNSSWGKACVGESWLDSLLGDSENLLRSDIVTNKESPKECRSHELKTDLGPEFLFSTGEDSGMYNLSEKSPALATSQEHESDLGCVLDQNQQEGIQEGEKLYKCSECGKSFSQSYHLIQHWILHTREKPSVCQEYKEGFSQSSCLLAPLTTHTGYRSFVCAKCGKTFAQNMHLIQHQKIHTREKPCKNQDSDQLLVVGLQPAEHQKTHTGGQSHRCNECGKSFSQTFHLTQHQKTHTQKLYECAKCKVTFNLRKYLLQHQKIHSTDPPSEHQECRKAFRQSLLLIKHQSVHTGEKPYKCDQCGKPFRNISTLKIHQRVHSGEKPYKCNECGKAFYRNTHLNEHQRIHTGYRPYKCHKCIKSFSRPSHLIRHQSIHAIEKPYSCTKCKETFSHNEHLVQHQKMHTVETPYECQECGERFICSSTLNCHQTVHTREKQGLSESGRILNQDSEQSEQLRISEKHFKCNKCEKTFSCNKYLAQHERVHTRVKPFECKQCGKAFSQSTQLIRHQSIHSGVRPYECGDCGKAFVHSTSLTKHQSIHQSEHPFKCNECGKTFSQSAHLSEHQLIHTAEKLFQCNICDKSFAHSNCLTQHRRIHAGKKFFECNECGKSFRQSSCLSKHQRGHTGEKPHKCSDCGKTFSVGAQLIQHQRVHTGEKPYVCQECGKAFTQSSCLSVHQRVHTGERPYVCQECGKAFSQSSCLSVHQRIHTGEKPYVCAECGKAFAQKANLMQHERIHTGEKPYVCRVCGKAFGLSAHLSQHQRIHTQEKL, from the exons ATGACCGAG GAACTTGTAATCCTCAGGGATGTAGCCATGGACTTCACCTTGGAGGACTGGGAGCATCTGGGGCTGGACCAGGGGGACCTGTTCTGGGACACAGCACTGGACAACTACCAGAACCTTTTCCTGCTGA ACCCCTCCAAACCCAAACTGACCTCTTGTCCGGATGGCGGGGAAAAGCTGGAGGTGCTGGTGGGAGCAAGCCCAGAATCAGAGTGCCCTG GCACAGCTGGGGCCAAGACCTGTCCTCTGGCAGAAGACTACTTAGAAGGACTCTCCCAAGAGGTCACAGAGACATTGTCCAAGGATGACCTTCAGAATTCCAGTTGGGGGAAAGCCTGTGTAGGTGAGAGTTGGTTAGATAGTCTGCTAGGAGATTCAGAAAATCTTCTGAGGTCTGACATTGTTACCAACAAGGAGAGTCCTAAAGAATGCAGGAGTCATGAACTCAAAACAGACCTTGGGCCAGAGTTCCTCTTTTCCACAGGAGAGGATTCTGGGATGTACAATCTTTCTGAAAAGAGCCCTGCACTGGCTACATCTCAGGAACATGAGAGTGACCTTGGCTGTGTCTTAGATCAGAACCAGCAAGAGGGCATCCAGGAGGGGGAGAAATTGTATAAATGTAGTGAATGTGGGAAGAGCTTCAGCCAGAGTTACCATCTTATCCAGCACTGGATTCTTCATACTAGAGAGAAACCCAGTGTGTGTCAAGAGTACAAGGAAGGTTTCAGCCAGAGTTCTTGCCTCTTGGCGCCTCTGACAACTCACACAGGCTACAGATCCTTTGTGTGTGCCAAGTGCGGGAAAACTTTCGCTCAGAACATGCACCTCATACAGCATCAGAAAATTCACACCAGGGAAAAACCATGTAAGAATCAAGATAGTGACCAGCTGTTGGTTGTCGGCCTACAGCCTGCTGAGCACCAGAAAACCCATACGGGTGGTCAGTCCCACAGATGTAATGAGTGTGGCAAGAGTTTCAGCCAAACCTTTCATCTTACTCAGCATCAGAAGACCCATACCCAGAAGCTCTACGAATGTGCCAAATGCAAGGTGACCTTCAACCTCAGGAAATACCTCCTCCAACACCAGAAAATCCATTCCACAGACCCTCCCTCTGAGCATCAGGAATGCAGGAAGGCTTTCAGGCAGAGCTTGCTGCTTATCAAACACCAGTCtgttcacactggagaaaagccTTACAAATGTGATCAGTGTGGGAAACCCTTCAGGAATATCTCAACCCTAAAGATCCACCAGCGGGTTCACAGTGGAGAGAAGCCTTACAAATGCAAtgagtgtgggaaagccttctaCCGGAATACTCACCTTAATGAACATCAGAGGATTCACACTGGCTATCGGCCCTACAAATGTCACAAATGCATCAAGAGTTTTAGCCGGCCCTCCCACCTGATTCGACACCAGTCTATCCATGCCATAGAAAAGCCCTACAGCTGTACCAAATGCAAGGAAACTTTCAGCCACAATGAACACCTCGTCCAGCACCAGAAAATGCACACTGTGGAGACCCCTTATGAATGCCAGGAGTGTGGTGAGCGCTTCATCTGCAGCTCCACACTAAATTGCCACCAGACTGTTCACACCAGAGAAAAACAAGGACTTAGTGAGAGCGGGAGGATCTTGAATCAGGACTCAGAGCAGAGTGAGCAACTGAGGATCAGTGAGAAGCACTTTAAGTGTAACAAATGCGAGAAAACCTTTAGCTGCAACAAATACCTGGCTCAGCATGAGAGGGTTCACACCAGGGTGAAGCCCTTCGAGTGTAAGCAGTGTGGAAAAGCCTTTAGCCAAAGTACACAGCTCATTCGCCATCAGAGCATCCACTCTGGGGTGAGGCCATATGAATGTGGGGACTGTGGGAAGGCCTTTGTTCACAGTACTTCCCTCACTAAACATCAGTCTATCCACCAGAGCGAACACCCttttaaatgtaatgaatgtggaaagACTTTCAGCCAAAGTGCACATCTCTCAGAACATCAATTAATTCACACTGCAGAGAAACTCTTTCAGTGTAATATATGTGACAAATCCTTTGCCCATAGTAACTGCCTTACTCAGCATCGGAGAATTCATGCTGGAAAGAAGTTCTTTGagtgtaatgaatgtggaaaGTCATTTCGTCAGAGCTCATGCCTTTCTAAGCATCAGAGAGGTCACACCGGTGAGAAACCTCACAAATGCAGTGACTGTGGGAAAACCTTCAGCGTGGGTGCTCAACTCATTCAACACCAGAGAGTTCATACCGGAGAAAAGCCTTATGTTTGTcaggaatgtgggaaagccttcaccCAGAGCTCGTGCCTTTCTGTTCACCAGCGAGTTCACACCGGGGAGAGGCCTTATGTTTGTcaggaatgtgggaaagccttcagccaAAGCTCGTGCCTTTCTGTTCaccagagaattcacactggGGAGAAGCCTTATGTATGTgctgaatgtgggaaagcctttgcTCAGAAAGCAAATCTGATGCAGCATGAGAGAATTCACACTGGGGAGAAACCTTATGTCTGCAGGGTGTGTGGGAAAGCCTTTGGGCTCAGCGCCCATCTCAGTCAACACCAGAGAATTCACACCCAAGAAAAACTGTAG
- the ZNF473 gene encoding zinc finger protein 473 isoform X1 gives MKTFLYLELVILRDVAMDFTLEDWEHLGLDQGDLFWDTALDNYQNLFLLNPSKPKLTSCPDGGEKLEVLVGASPESECPGTAGAKTCPLAEDYLEGLSQEVTETLSKDDLQNSSWGKACVGESWLDSLLGDSENLLRSDIVTNKESPKECRSHELKTDLGPEFLFSTGEDSGMYNLSEKSPALATSQEHESDLGCVLDQNQQEGIQEGEKLYKCSECGKSFSQSYHLIQHWILHTREKPSVCQEYKEGFSQSSCLLAPLTTHTGYRSFVCAKCGKTFAQNMHLIQHQKIHTREKPCKNQDSDQLLVVGLQPAEHQKTHTGGQSHRCNECGKSFSQTFHLTQHQKTHTQKLYECAKCKVTFNLRKYLLQHQKIHSTDPPSEHQECRKAFRQSLLLIKHQSVHTGEKPYKCDQCGKPFRNISTLKIHQRVHSGEKPYKCNECGKAFYRNTHLNEHQRIHTGYRPYKCHKCIKSFSRPSHLIRHQSIHAIEKPYSCTKCKETFSHNEHLVQHQKMHTVETPYECQECGERFICSSTLNCHQTVHTREKQGLSESGRILNQDSEQSEQLRISEKHFKCNKCEKTFSCNKYLAQHERVHTRVKPFECKQCGKAFSQSTQLIRHQSIHSGVRPYECGDCGKAFVHSTSLTKHQSIHQSEHPFKCNECGKTFSQSAHLSEHQLIHTAEKLFQCNICDKSFAHSNCLTQHRRIHAGKKFFECNECGKSFRQSSCLSKHQRGHTGEKPHKCSDCGKTFSVGAQLIQHQRVHTGEKPYVCQECGKAFTQSSCLSVHQRVHTGERPYVCQECGKAFSQSSCLSVHQRIHTGEKPYVCAECGKAFAQKANLMQHERIHTGEKPYVCRVCGKAFGLSAHLSQHQRIHTQEKL, from the exons ATGAAAACCTTCCTCTACCTg GAACTTGTAATCCTCAGGGATGTAGCCATGGACTTCACCTTGGAGGACTGGGAGCATCTGGGGCTGGACCAGGGGGACCTGTTCTGGGACACAGCACTGGACAACTACCAGAACCTTTTCCTGCTGA ACCCCTCCAAACCCAAACTGACCTCTTGTCCGGATGGCGGGGAAAAGCTGGAGGTGCTGGTGGGAGCAAGCCCAGAATCAGAGTGCCCTG GCACAGCTGGGGCCAAGACCTGTCCTCTGGCAGAAGACTACTTAGAAGGACTCTCCCAAGAGGTCACAGAGACATTGTCCAAGGATGACCTTCAGAATTCCAGTTGGGGGAAAGCCTGTGTAGGTGAGAGTTGGTTAGATAGTCTGCTAGGAGATTCAGAAAATCTTCTGAGGTCTGACATTGTTACCAACAAGGAGAGTCCTAAAGAATGCAGGAGTCATGAACTCAAAACAGACCTTGGGCCAGAGTTCCTCTTTTCCACAGGAGAGGATTCTGGGATGTACAATCTTTCTGAAAAGAGCCCTGCACTGGCTACATCTCAGGAACATGAGAGTGACCTTGGCTGTGTCTTAGATCAGAACCAGCAAGAGGGCATCCAGGAGGGGGAGAAATTGTATAAATGTAGTGAATGTGGGAAGAGCTTCAGCCAGAGTTACCATCTTATCCAGCACTGGATTCTTCATACTAGAGAGAAACCCAGTGTGTGTCAAGAGTACAAGGAAGGTTTCAGCCAGAGTTCTTGCCTCTTGGCGCCTCTGACAACTCACACAGGCTACAGATCCTTTGTGTGTGCCAAGTGCGGGAAAACTTTCGCTCAGAACATGCACCTCATACAGCATCAGAAAATTCACACCAGGGAAAAACCATGTAAGAATCAAGATAGTGACCAGCTGTTGGTTGTCGGCCTACAGCCTGCTGAGCACCAGAAAACCCATACGGGTGGTCAGTCCCACAGATGTAATGAGTGTGGCAAGAGTTTCAGCCAAACCTTTCATCTTACTCAGCATCAGAAGACCCATACCCAGAAGCTCTACGAATGTGCCAAATGCAAGGTGACCTTCAACCTCAGGAAATACCTCCTCCAACACCAGAAAATCCATTCCACAGACCCTCCCTCTGAGCATCAGGAATGCAGGAAGGCTTTCAGGCAGAGCTTGCTGCTTATCAAACACCAGTCtgttcacactggagaaaagccTTACAAATGTGATCAGTGTGGGAAACCCTTCAGGAATATCTCAACCCTAAAGATCCACCAGCGGGTTCACAGTGGAGAGAAGCCTTACAAATGCAAtgagtgtgggaaagccttctaCCGGAATACTCACCTTAATGAACATCAGAGGATTCACACTGGCTATCGGCCCTACAAATGTCACAAATGCATCAAGAGTTTTAGCCGGCCCTCCCACCTGATTCGACACCAGTCTATCCATGCCATAGAAAAGCCCTACAGCTGTACCAAATGCAAGGAAACTTTCAGCCACAATGAACACCTCGTCCAGCACCAGAAAATGCACACTGTGGAGACCCCTTATGAATGCCAGGAGTGTGGTGAGCGCTTCATCTGCAGCTCCACACTAAATTGCCACCAGACTGTTCACACCAGAGAAAAACAAGGACTTAGTGAGAGCGGGAGGATCTTGAATCAGGACTCAGAGCAGAGTGAGCAACTGAGGATCAGTGAGAAGCACTTTAAGTGTAACAAATGCGAGAAAACCTTTAGCTGCAACAAATACCTGGCTCAGCATGAGAGGGTTCACACCAGGGTGAAGCCCTTCGAGTGTAAGCAGTGTGGAAAAGCCTTTAGCCAAAGTACACAGCTCATTCGCCATCAGAGCATCCACTCTGGGGTGAGGCCATATGAATGTGGGGACTGTGGGAAGGCCTTTGTTCACAGTACTTCCCTCACTAAACATCAGTCTATCCACCAGAGCGAACACCCttttaaatgtaatgaatgtggaaagACTTTCAGCCAAAGTGCACATCTCTCAGAACATCAATTAATTCACACTGCAGAGAAACTCTTTCAGTGTAATATATGTGACAAATCCTTTGCCCATAGTAACTGCCTTACTCAGCATCGGAGAATTCATGCTGGAAAGAAGTTCTTTGagtgtaatgaatgtggaaaGTCATTTCGTCAGAGCTCATGCCTTTCTAAGCATCAGAGAGGTCACACCGGTGAGAAACCTCACAAATGCAGTGACTGTGGGAAAACCTTCAGCGTGGGTGCTCAACTCATTCAACACCAGAGAGTTCATACCGGAGAAAAGCCTTATGTTTGTcaggaatgtgggaaagccttcaccCAGAGCTCGTGCCTTTCTGTTCACCAGCGAGTTCACACCGGGGAGAGGCCTTATGTTTGTcaggaatgtgggaaagccttcagccaAAGCTCGTGCCTTTCTGTTCaccagagaattcacactggGGAGAAGCCTTATGTATGTgctgaatgtgggaaagcctttgcTCAGAAAGCAAATCTGATGCAGCATGAGAGAATTCACACTGGGGAGAAACCTTATGTCTGCAGGGTGTGTGGGAAAGCCTTTGGGCTCAGCGCCCATCTCAGTCAACACCAGAGAATTCACACCCAAGAAAAACTGTAG
- the ZNF473 gene encoding zinc finger protein 473 isoform X3 encodes MDFTLEDWEHLGLDQGDLFWDTALDNYQNLFLLNPSKPKLTSCPDGGEKLEVLVGASPESECPGTAGAKTCPLAEDYLEGLSQEVTETLSKDDLQNSSWGKACVGESWLDSLLGDSENLLRSDIVTNKESPKECRSHELKTDLGPEFLFSTGEDSGMYNLSEKSPALATSQEHESDLGCVLDQNQQEGIQEGEKLYKCSECGKSFSQSYHLIQHWILHTREKPSVCQEYKEGFSQSSCLLAPLTTHTGYRSFVCAKCGKTFAQNMHLIQHQKIHTREKPCKNQDSDQLLVVGLQPAEHQKTHTGGQSHRCNECGKSFSQTFHLTQHQKTHTQKLYECAKCKVTFNLRKYLLQHQKIHSTDPPSEHQECRKAFRQSLLLIKHQSVHTGEKPYKCDQCGKPFRNISTLKIHQRVHSGEKPYKCNECGKAFYRNTHLNEHQRIHTGYRPYKCHKCIKSFSRPSHLIRHQSIHAIEKPYSCTKCKETFSHNEHLVQHQKMHTVETPYECQECGERFICSSTLNCHQTVHTREKQGLSESGRILNQDSEQSEQLRISEKHFKCNKCEKTFSCNKYLAQHERVHTRVKPFECKQCGKAFSQSTQLIRHQSIHSGVRPYECGDCGKAFVHSTSLTKHQSIHQSEHPFKCNECGKTFSQSAHLSEHQLIHTAEKLFQCNICDKSFAHSNCLTQHRRIHAGKKFFECNECGKSFRQSSCLSKHQRGHTGEKPHKCSDCGKTFSVGAQLIQHQRVHTGEKPYVCQECGKAFTQSSCLSVHQRVHTGERPYVCQECGKAFSQSSCLSVHQRIHTGEKPYVCAECGKAFAQKANLMQHERIHTGEKPYVCRVCGKAFGLSAHLSQHQRIHTQEKL; translated from the exons ATGGACTTCACCTTGGAGGACTGGGAGCATCTGGGGCTGGACCAGGGGGACCTGTTCTGGGACACAGCACTGGACAACTACCAGAACCTTTTCCTGCTGA ACCCCTCCAAACCCAAACTGACCTCTTGTCCGGATGGCGGGGAAAAGCTGGAGGTGCTGGTGGGAGCAAGCCCAGAATCAGAGTGCCCTG GCACAGCTGGGGCCAAGACCTGTCCTCTGGCAGAAGACTACTTAGAAGGACTCTCCCAAGAGGTCACAGAGACATTGTCCAAGGATGACCTTCAGAATTCCAGTTGGGGGAAAGCCTGTGTAGGTGAGAGTTGGTTAGATAGTCTGCTAGGAGATTCAGAAAATCTTCTGAGGTCTGACATTGTTACCAACAAGGAGAGTCCTAAAGAATGCAGGAGTCATGAACTCAAAACAGACCTTGGGCCAGAGTTCCTCTTTTCCACAGGAGAGGATTCTGGGATGTACAATCTTTCTGAAAAGAGCCCTGCACTGGCTACATCTCAGGAACATGAGAGTGACCTTGGCTGTGTCTTAGATCAGAACCAGCAAGAGGGCATCCAGGAGGGGGAGAAATTGTATAAATGTAGTGAATGTGGGAAGAGCTTCAGCCAGAGTTACCATCTTATCCAGCACTGGATTCTTCATACTAGAGAGAAACCCAGTGTGTGTCAAGAGTACAAGGAAGGTTTCAGCCAGAGTTCTTGCCTCTTGGCGCCTCTGACAACTCACACAGGCTACAGATCCTTTGTGTGTGCCAAGTGCGGGAAAACTTTCGCTCAGAACATGCACCTCATACAGCATCAGAAAATTCACACCAGGGAAAAACCATGTAAGAATCAAGATAGTGACCAGCTGTTGGTTGTCGGCCTACAGCCTGCTGAGCACCAGAAAACCCATACGGGTGGTCAGTCCCACAGATGTAATGAGTGTGGCAAGAGTTTCAGCCAAACCTTTCATCTTACTCAGCATCAGAAGACCCATACCCAGAAGCTCTACGAATGTGCCAAATGCAAGGTGACCTTCAACCTCAGGAAATACCTCCTCCAACACCAGAAAATCCATTCCACAGACCCTCCCTCTGAGCATCAGGAATGCAGGAAGGCTTTCAGGCAGAGCTTGCTGCTTATCAAACACCAGTCtgttcacactggagaaaagccTTACAAATGTGATCAGTGTGGGAAACCCTTCAGGAATATCTCAACCCTAAAGATCCACCAGCGGGTTCACAGTGGAGAGAAGCCTTACAAATGCAAtgagtgtgggaaagccttctaCCGGAATACTCACCTTAATGAACATCAGAGGATTCACACTGGCTATCGGCCCTACAAATGTCACAAATGCATCAAGAGTTTTAGCCGGCCCTCCCACCTGATTCGACACCAGTCTATCCATGCCATAGAAAAGCCCTACAGCTGTACCAAATGCAAGGAAACTTTCAGCCACAATGAACACCTCGTCCAGCACCAGAAAATGCACACTGTGGAGACCCCTTATGAATGCCAGGAGTGTGGTGAGCGCTTCATCTGCAGCTCCACACTAAATTGCCACCAGACTGTTCACACCAGAGAAAAACAAGGACTTAGTGAGAGCGGGAGGATCTTGAATCAGGACTCAGAGCAGAGTGAGCAACTGAGGATCAGTGAGAAGCACTTTAAGTGTAACAAATGCGAGAAAACCTTTAGCTGCAACAAATACCTGGCTCAGCATGAGAGGGTTCACACCAGGGTGAAGCCCTTCGAGTGTAAGCAGTGTGGAAAAGCCTTTAGCCAAAGTACACAGCTCATTCGCCATCAGAGCATCCACTCTGGGGTGAGGCCATATGAATGTGGGGACTGTGGGAAGGCCTTTGTTCACAGTACTTCCCTCACTAAACATCAGTCTATCCACCAGAGCGAACACCCttttaaatgtaatgaatgtggaaagACTTTCAGCCAAAGTGCACATCTCTCAGAACATCAATTAATTCACACTGCAGAGAAACTCTTTCAGTGTAATATATGTGACAAATCCTTTGCCCATAGTAACTGCCTTACTCAGCATCGGAGAATTCATGCTGGAAAGAAGTTCTTTGagtgtaatgaatgtggaaaGTCATTTCGTCAGAGCTCATGCCTTTCTAAGCATCAGAGAGGTCACACCGGTGAGAAACCTCACAAATGCAGTGACTGTGGGAAAACCTTCAGCGTGGGTGCTCAACTCATTCAACACCAGAGAGTTCATACCGGAGAAAAGCCTTATGTTTGTcaggaatgtgggaaagccttcaccCAGAGCTCGTGCCTTTCTGTTCACCAGCGAGTTCACACCGGGGAGAGGCCTTATGTTTGTcaggaatgtgggaaagccttcagccaAAGCTCGTGCCTTTCTGTTCaccagagaattcacactggGGAGAAGCCTTATGTATGTgctgaatgtgggaaagcctttgcTCAGAAAGCAAATCTGATGCAGCATGAGAGAATTCACACTGGGGAGAAACCTTATGTCTGCAGGGTGTGTGGGAAAGCCTTTGGGCTCAGCGCCCATCTCAGTCAACACCAGAGAATTCACACCCAAGAAAAACTGTAG